A stretch of Oncorhynchus mykiss isolate Arlee chromosome 12, USDA_OmykA_1.1, whole genome shotgun sequence DNA encodes these proteins:
- the ca4a gene encoding carbonic anhydrase 4 isoform X3 gives MQRHLIVPIFFASFLKICTGADWCYQSQHTCATPCNGPEKWYHANKDCEGRAQSPINIVHRKTLPDERLTPFQFRKYQDSFSGLIKNNGHSVQVNVPHQPYVIGGDLETPYKVVQFHLHWGKNGGPGSEHTIDGEQYPMEESLSANRKYDPVVKALQRIMMTGANATLVSVSLEQLIPPQQNLSNYYRYKGSLTTPGCTESVIWTVFEKPIPLSRDQLRVFSDLQFKDGKPMVGTYRPVQPLNCRVVYRSGGAVVVASTAILLASVTMAMGLSQPN, from the exons ATTGGTGCTACCAGTCCCAACATACCTGTGCCACCCCTTGTAATG GACCTGAGAAGTGGTACCATGCCAACAAAGACTGTGAAGGCAGAGCCCAATCCCCCATCAACATCGTCCACAGGAAGACCCTACCAGATGAGCGCCTCACACCCTTCCAGTTCAGAAAATACCAGGATTCCTTCAGTGGCCTGATCAAAAACAATGGACACTCTG TTCAAGTGAATGTGCCTCACCAACCGTATGTCATTGGTGGAGACCTGGAGACGCCATATAAGGTAGTGCAGTTTCACCTGCACTGGGGAAAGAACGGAGGACCAGGGTCAGAACACACTATCGACGGAGAGCAGTACCCCATGGAG GAATCACTCAGTGCCAACAGAAAATATGACCCCGTTGTAAAAGCCCTCCAGCGCATCATGATGACTG GTGCCAATGCAACTCTGGTGTCAGTTTCTCTGGAACAGCTGATTCCTCCCCAGCAGAACCTAAGCAACTACTACCGTTACAAGGGCTCGCTCACCACCCCCGGCTGTACCGAGTCTGTGATCTGGACTGTGTTCGAGAAGCCCATCCCTCTCAGCAGAGACCAG CTGCGGGTGTTCTCAGACCTCCAGTTTAAGGATGGCAAGCCTATGGTGGGCACATACCGGCCGGTGCAGCCCCTCAATTGCCGCGTGGTGTACAGGTCGGGAGGCGCTGTGGTAGTGGCCAGCACTGCAATCCTCTTGGCCTCCGTCACCATGGCGATGGGATTATCACAGCCCAACTAG
- the ca4a gene encoding carbonic anhydrase 4 isoform X2 — protein sequence MQRHLIVPIFFASFLKICTGAGPEKWYHANKDCEGRAQSPINIVHRKTLPDERLTPFQFRKYQDSFSGLIKNNGHSVQVNVPHQPYVIGGDLETPYKVVQFHLHWGKNGGPGSEHTIDGEQYPMELHIVHMNEEYSTLEDALKDPIGVAVLGFFYEESLSANRKYDPVVKALQRIMMTGANATLVSVSLEQLIPPQQNLSNYYRYKGSLTTPGCTESVIWTVFEKPIPLSRDQLRVFSDLQFKDGKPMVGTYRPVQPLNCRVVYRSGGAVVVASTAILLASVTMAMGLSQPN from the exons GACCTGAGAAGTGGTACCATGCCAACAAAGACTGTGAAGGCAGAGCCCAATCCCCCATCAACATCGTCCACAGGAAGACCCTACCAGATGAGCGCCTCACACCCTTCCAGTTCAGAAAATACCAGGATTCCTTCAGTGGCCTGATCAAAAACAATGGACACTCTG TTCAAGTGAATGTGCCTCACCAACCGTATGTCATTGGTGGAGACCTGGAGACGCCATATAAGGTAGTGCAGTTTCACCTGCACTGGGGAAAGAACGGAGGACCAGGGTCAGAACACACTATCGACGGAGAGCAGTACCCCATGGAG CTGCATATTGTTCACATGAATGAGGAATACTCAACATTGGAAGATGCCCTGAAAGACCCTATAGGAGTTGCAGTCCTTGGATTTTTCTATGAG GAATCACTCAGTGCCAACAGAAAATATGACCCCGTTGTAAAAGCCCTCCAGCGCATCATGATGACTG GTGCCAATGCAACTCTGGTGTCAGTTTCTCTGGAACAGCTGATTCCTCCCCAGCAGAACCTAAGCAACTACTACCGTTACAAGGGCTCGCTCACCACCCCCGGCTGTACCGAGTCTGTGATCTGGACTGTGTTCGAGAAGCCCATCCCTCTCAGCAGAGACCAG CTGCGGGTGTTCTCAGACCTCCAGTTTAAGGATGGCAAGCCTATGGTGGGCACATACCGGCCGGTGCAGCCCCTCAATTGCCGCGTGGTGTACAGGTCGGGAGGCGCTGTGGTAGTGGCCAGCACTGCAATCCTCTTGGCCTCCGTCACCATGGCGATGGGATTATCACAGCCCAACTAG
- the ca4a gene encoding carbonic anhydrase 4 isoform X1 has product MQRHLIVPIFFASFLKICTGADWCYQSQHTCATPCNGPEKWYHANKDCEGRAQSPINIVHRKTLPDERLTPFQFRKYQDSFSGLIKNNGHSVQVNVPHQPYVIGGDLETPYKVVQFHLHWGKNGGPGSEHTIDGEQYPMELHIVHMNEEYSTLEDALKDPIGVAVLGFFYEESLSANRKYDPVVKALQRIMMTGANATLVSVSLEQLIPPQQNLSNYYRYKGSLTTPGCTESVIWTVFEKPIPLSRDQLRVFSDLQFKDGKPMVGTYRPVQPLNCRVVYRSGGAVVVASTAILLASVTMAMGLSQPN; this is encoded by the exons ATTGGTGCTACCAGTCCCAACATACCTGTGCCACCCCTTGTAATG GACCTGAGAAGTGGTACCATGCCAACAAAGACTGTGAAGGCAGAGCCCAATCCCCCATCAACATCGTCCACAGGAAGACCCTACCAGATGAGCGCCTCACACCCTTCCAGTTCAGAAAATACCAGGATTCCTTCAGTGGCCTGATCAAAAACAATGGACACTCTG TTCAAGTGAATGTGCCTCACCAACCGTATGTCATTGGTGGAGACCTGGAGACGCCATATAAGGTAGTGCAGTTTCACCTGCACTGGGGAAAGAACGGAGGACCAGGGTCAGAACACACTATCGACGGAGAGCAGTACCCCATGGAG CTGCATATTGTTCACATGAATGAGGAATACTCAACATTGGAAGATGCCCTGAAAGACCCTATAGGAGTTGCAGTCCTTGGATTTTTCTATGAG GAATCACTCAGTGCCAACAGAAAATATGACCCCGTTGTAAAAGCCCTCCAGCGCATCATGATGACTG GTGCCAATGCAACTCTGGTGTCAGTTTCTCTGGAACAGCTGATTCCTCCCCAGCAGAACCTAAGCAACTACTACCGTTACAAGGGCTCGCTCACCACCCCCGGCTGTACCGAGTCTGTGATCTGGACTGTGTTCGAGAAGCCCATCCCTCTCAGCAGAGACCAG CTGCGGGTGTTCTCAGACCTCCAGTTTAAGGATGGCAAGCCTATGGTGGGCACATACCGGCCGGTGCAGCCCCTCAATTGCCGCGTGGTGTACAGGTCGGGAGGCGCTGTGGTAGTGGCCAGCACTGCAATCCTCTTGGCCTCCGTCACCATGGCGATGGGATTATCACAGCCCAACTAG